The stretch of DNA GAAATTGGAGAATTCGTCACCAAACATTTCGAATAAATCGCTTTCTAGAGTGAACTTGGCTTTCTATCAGGTTTCCATCCCTCGCAAACATATAAAACACAACCAAAAATGACTATCAAATTTAAACTAATTTGATAGTCATTTTTTTGTTCAAAATTAGGCTTCTTTTAAATTGCTTTTTACACATTTTAAGAACCAACTATTTTAACATCTGGGCTAGACTTTGGTTTATTATCCCCTTTGATACCAAACAGGATTCGTAAAATGGATACCTTGGAAATGATTATATGATAAATAAACATAATGATAAAAAAAGCAACAACCATTAAAAAGATGAGTTTTACAGGAATGGACCATGCCTTATTAGCGATAAAAAATCCTAAAGTAACAATAACCGGCTGATGGAGAACATAGAACGGCATGGATGCTTGTGAACTGTATGTTAACCATTTATTTGAAAAAGATAAATGCCTTTTGGCAACAGCAAAAATGACAAGAATCCACATCCAACAATTCAGTGACTTAATGGATGCAAAAACCATTGTTGCAATAAAACCAGTTGAAGGCATATCTGAAAAGAATCCATATACAAAAAAGATGGTTGTACAAACTGAAATAACGAGATTGATAGGAAGTAATTTTTCAATCACCTTTTTGAAAGATTCTTTTGTAAGAATAAAATAACCAAATAAAAATAAGACCAAATAGAAAGTAATGTCCCAACCTCCTAGACGAACAACATCAACAAAAGTGGATACAATCATTAAAGGAATAGTCATCAGATATAATTGGTAGGATTTTAATTCTTTCATAATAGACGGTTTCTTTTTAAGTAAAAGTGGAACCGTAAAAATGCTAAATATCATAAGTATTAACAAATACCATAAATGCAGACCTACAAAAGCAAAATTTCCCGTTCCTCCAATATCTAAATAAACTCCATCAAAATACTGCGGAAACCACGAAAAAAAGGATCCGGAAAACTGCCCATGACTCACGCGTTCCATATATACCTGTGGAGGCGATAGTATCATAACACCAAACAAAAGCGGTACCCCTAACCTAGCAAGTCGTTCCTTCACATATTCGTGGACAGACCTTTTCTGGAGGGCATAATAGGAGCTCATCCCCGATACTGTGAAAAAAATCGGCATCAACCAAGAACTCATAAACAAAGAGACCGCTGTAATATAGGTTGGGTCGGTCTCATTATTTTTTACATGCCAAGGCCAGGGATTAAAAAACATGAAACAGTGATAAATGAAAACGGCTAGTGTTGCAAGCACACGGATCCAATCGAGATGGTACTGTCTTTTCATATCTTCAAAAATTTCCCCCTAAAATATTAAATGGTATATCTATCTATAGTATTCATCATATACCATTTACCTATATTACGGGCAAGTTATTTTTACAATAATATCCATAAATACAAAAAAGGACAACTTAGTCCTTTTCCTTAAACCATAGTATGTAATTATCGTACTTCACTTGTGACAGTTTCACTTTCATTCAACTGCTCCTCATTCCACTCTTTACAAACATCTACCCAGTCCTTGGCAAAAGAATAATCGTATAACTCTTCTTTCGTTAATTCAATCGCTGAATTGGTGCTTCCGCATGCTGGGAAAAGGGTATCAAATCGTTTCATTGATACATCAAGGTATACATCTAATTCTTTATTTAAACCAAACGGACAGACACCACCAATGACATGACCCGTTTGCTCCAAAACCTCATCTGGCGAAAGCATTCGGGGTTTGAAGCCAAATTTAGCACGAAATTTTTTATTATCAATTTTTGCATCCCCAGCAGCAACAATTAAGATCGCATTTTCCTCCGATCCCCTAAAGGATAAAGTTTTGGCAATTCGTGCAGGTATCACTCCAATTGTCTCGGCTGCCTGCTCAACAGTTGCACTTGAGGTGTCAAATTCCATTATATCAATATCGCGATTCCATTGTTTAAAATGATTTTTTACACTTTCTAAAGACATTCTATCCATCCTTTCCCTATGGTCCTAGTTTGAATATTAACACACTTTAAAGGGATGAAGTGAAATGATACTTACCATAATCACAAAAAAACAACCCCTAAAACCAGTGTAGCCTGATTAGGGGCTTTTCAATATCTAATTTAGAGGTCTAAATTTTTAAGATAGAGAATCTCTTACATCTAATATGATTTTTCCAGTACTTAGTCTACTTTCAATTAGCTTGTGAGCAGTAATAGCAGCCTCCAAGGGATAGTGATGACCAACCTCCATTTTTAATTTTCCTTCACTAAACAATTTGAGCACTTCCTTGGCTGTGGACTGTAAGGTCTTTGGTCGTTTTTTTCTTGTCGTTCCTAAGCTAAAGCCTAGTACTGACCGACAGCTAGAGTGCAGATCACTGGTTTTAAAGCTTCCAACTGCCCCACTTGAATTCCCAAATTGAACCAACCTACCATATGGTGCAAGACAGGTTAGACTTTGCCCTGTTATCTCACCAGCAATGGAATCGAGGACAATATCTACGCCTTGATTATCTGTTAATTCATTTACTTTACGTGAAAAATCATCGTTGGTATAGCAAATAACATGATCTGCACCAGCCTTAATGGCAACAGACGCTTTATTTTCGTCACCGACCGTTCCGATAATTTTACTCGCACCTAGCAGTTTTGCTAGCTGAATAGCTGTAGTTCCCACTCCACCTGCAGCGGAATGAATGAGGATGGTTTCCCCCTGTTCGATCCGTGCAATATCGGCTAATAGTTTATAAGAAAGGATAGAAACAGTGGGACAGGCAGCGGCAGTGGTAAAATCCATTGAATCGGGGATTTCGTATGTAAGAATACCTTCCGCGACTACAAATTCTGCGTAAGACCCATTAGCTGGAAATGCTATGACTCTTTGCCCAGGTTGTAAATGATTTACATCTGCCCCAACCTCCACAATCACACCCGATGCATCAAGTCCAGGAATAAAAGGGAAGTTCTCTTTTCCTTTATTACCATACCTAGATTTCACATCTGCATAATTCACACTCGTTTTTTCTACTCTAATTAACACCTGGCTAGGACTTATTTTTGGTGTCTCAACCTCTACATACTGCATAACCTCTGGTGCCCCAAATTCAGGGACGATAATTGACTTCATTGGTATTCCCCCTTGTTGGATGATAGTTCTATTTTATGGCAAAAATTTCATATCGTATAGAATGAATCTCTTATCAATTTTCATAAAAATTTCTTATGCTTATCTTTAAATAACAACAGATAGCAAGAATTATCATTTGACTAGCAAACTAATATAAACATGCTAGCAATTCCCTTCTTCAGCTCTATCAGTAAAAAAATAGCGACATACGCGTTTCACAAATGGTTCTTAGCAAATAAATTACTTATATAACTAAAGAAACTTTGCTATATTTATAGATAATTAGTTTGCATCATTCGGAGGGATAAAATGAATTCGCGCAGTGTCATCTTGGCGTATCCAAGGGCAAAAGGGATGATATTAGTTATAATGGCAGCTACCTTTTGGGGCGTCTCCGGGACGGTTGCCCAATACTTATTTCATCAACAAGGCTTCAGTACCAGTTGGCTTGTCGTAACTCGATTGATTTTTTCAGGAGTGGGGTTACTCTGGTTTTCTCAAACGGTTGGAAAGCAAAATATCTGGACAATTTGGAAAAACAAACAAGATGTTGTTAAGCTTATCGTTTTTGGCATCTTGGGGATGTTTGGTGTTCAATTTACCTATTTTGCAGCTATTGAACATGCAAATGCAGCAACTGCCACTGTCTTGCAATACCTTGCACCTGTAATTATTGCTGGATATATAAGCATCCGGGGGAAAAAGCTACCTGCTAAACATGAAGGGATTGCGATAATTTTTGCTCTGTTGGGAACATTTCTTCTAGTTACTCAAGGAAATATGCATTCACTATCCATAACGGTTCCGGCTTTATTTTGGGGAATCTTGTCTGCTTTTTCACTTGCTTTCTATACACTTTATCCGAGAGATTTATTATCAAGGTGGGGTTCATTAATCACGGTTGGCTGGGGCATGACAGTGGGAGGAATTAGCTTTAGCTTTATTCATCCGCCATGGGTGTTTCAAGGAACCTGGAGCTTTCCTTCTTTTTTAGCCGTTATTTTTGTAGTCATTTTTGGCACGTTAATTGCCTTCTTCTGCTATATGGAAAGTATGAAATACATAAAGGCATCTGAGGCTAGTCTTTTAGCCTGTGTGGAACCATTATCAGCCGCCTTTTTAGCAGTTGCCTGGCTCCATGTTTCCTTTGGGGCAGCAGAATGGATTGGTTCATTTTTGATTATCGCCACGATATTTATCCTGTCAGCTGTAAAAAAATAATTATATTTTTATACTTATAAAAGGCAAGCATGATCCATGCTCGCCCTTTCTTCCTTCAATGCGAATATCGATACTTGAATACCCTAAGCTAGAGCATACATACGAAACAGCCATTGCAGCCTGTAATTCATATGTCTAAAAAAATAAAGTGCTCTATAACTCAAAATTCGTAAAGTTGAGAGTAAGCTAAATAGAATATTCAAAGCATATCCCTCCACATTGAGATTTTAGTGTTAAAAAAATAACACTGTTTTTATTGTTAATCGGAACAGCCATTTTATTCATTTATTTTAAAAGAAAACAGACCTTCCAAGGAGGTCTGTCTATTTATTATTCGCCTAAGTCCACATTGTGGTACACTTGTTGAACATCATCTAAATCTTCAAGTGCATCAATCATTTTTTCAAATTTAGCTTGCGCATCTTCAGGAAGGGTTACATCATTTTGTGCAAGCATAGTAAGCTCAGCCACAGTAAACTCCGTAATTCCAGCATTTCTAAATGCTTCTTGAACTGCATGGAACTGATCTGGTTCAGCATAAACAATGACAGAATCTTCTTCTTCGATAATGTCACGGACGTCTACGTCTGCTTCCATTAAAAGTTCAAGCACATCATCAGAGGACTTACCTTCGACACCGATAACAGCAGTAGCATCAAACATATAGGCAACAGAACCACTGACACCCATGTTCCCGCCATTTTTACCAAATGCAGCACGGACGTCAGAAGCAGTACGGTTTACGTTATTAGTTAAGGCATCAACAATGACCATGGATCCGTTTGGTCCAAAGCCCTCATAACGAAGTTCAGTATAGCTTTCTTCAGAACCACCTTTTGCTTTATCAATCGCACGGTCGATAATGTGTTTCGGTACATTGTAGGTTTTAGCCCGCTCAAGTACAAATCGTAATGACTGATTTGATTCTGGATTTGGCTCCCCTTGCTTCGCAGCTACATAGATTTCCACACCAAATTTTGCATAGATACGACTCGTATTTGCATCTTTTGACGCTTTCTTTTCTTTAATATTGTTCCACTTACGACCCATTATGAACACTCTCTTTCCACTTTGATCCACACAAATTTATTATACTAACAGTACCGTTACAGTATAATAATTAGCAGTTCATGATAATTTCTATTTATCGAATTCAGCACAAAAAACATACTGATTCATACACAGATAATATTATACCTTAAAAATGACATTTGTTAAGTATCATGACTGCAAAAATATTAAAGTGAGAGTGTGTCAGTATTCTTCCATTTCTCTATCCTACGTATCTTTCTGAAAAAAATAGCTAGTAAGATCGCACCAATGGTCAGACCTAGAGTCATACCCATCTGAAAAATAAATAACAGTACGGGGAAATCGAATACAAAGCCGACAAACCCACAAAGACAACAAACACTGGTCAGATAAAAAGACATTCTAATTGCTAGTGATAAACGATTTCCTTGAAAAAGAATAGCAAGAAAAAAGACAGATAATCCTAAAAATAGACTCCAACCAAGCATATTAATAGCAGAGGCAAATGATAAGGGATTGAATTGAACAAATGCATCTAGATTTGCAATTTTTCCACTGTTAACACTAAGTCTAACAATACTAAACTGAATAAAATAATTGATGCAGGCCAATAGAGTAAACAGTAAGCCAAAGCTAATAGATAATCGTGCATAAACCTTGCACCGATCATTAGTGGTTTCATAAATCGTACATAATAAAACAATAAAAATTAGGCTAGATATAAATGCAAATAATTGGCTGAATGAATAAAAATTAATAAAATTACGATCAACCTGCTCTAGAAATTCTTTCAAATTTGTATAATCAGGGATACTATAATTACTTAGCAATACCCCCATGCTGATTCCATATAATACACCTGTTAATGCAAATATGGTTGAACTCCAAAAGGCTATGATATAAATATGATTATATTGATGTTTCTGCAAATAACCCACCTCCCCAAGAAAATAATATCATTTTATTCCTTTAATTAGGTAGATTTATTCGGATAAAAATGGAAAAAGGACCTTTCCACTTAACGCGGAGGTCCTCTTACAGCTATACCAGCATCTGAAACAACGTACTATCTTTATTAACTTCTCTATAGAAGAAGCCTTTTGTTTTAATCCGTTCAATTAATGGGAAGTAATCTTCTTTATCCTTCAGTTCAATCCCTACCAAGGCAGGTCCAGTTTCCCTATTGTTCTTTTTCGTATACTCAAAATGGCTGATATCGTCATTCGGTCCAAGTACATCAAATAGGAATTCCCGTAGGGCACCAGGGCGCTGTGGAAACTGAACAATAAAATAATGCTGCAGTCCTTCGTATAGCTTTGAGCGCTCTTTAATTTCCTGCATCCTGCCAATATCATTGTTGCCGCCACTTACGATACAAACCACTGTTTTCCCCTTTATTTGATCTGCATATGTATCTAGAGCTGCAACGGAAAGCGCACCGGTTGGTTCAACGACAATGGCATTTTCATTATAGAGGGACAAAAGCGTCGTACACACCTTACCTTCTGGAACGACCGTAATATCGTCCACAATTTCCTTACAAATAGTAAAAGTTTTTGTACCAACTGTTTTTACTGCAGCACCATCGACAAATGGATCAATTTCTTGGAGCTTCGTTACTTCTCCCTTTAAAATGGATTCCTTCATCCCTGGTGCACCTTGAGGTTCGACGCCGATTAATTGTGTTTGAGGGGAGTAGTGTCTTAAGTACGTACCCACTCCGGCAAGGAGGCCACCGCCACCGATTGCCGCAAACAGATAATCAATCTTTTCAGGACAATCATTTAACAATTCAACAGCAACGGTTCCTTGACCGGCAATCACATCATAATCATCAAAAGGGTGAATAAATGTACGGTTCTCATTCCGGCTACATTCTATAGCTTTTTCATAAGCATCATCAAAGGTATCCCCCACAAGGACAATCTCCACACTATCCTTTCCCCAAAACTTTACCTGGTTCACCTTCTGCTTAGGCGTCGTACTCGGCATAAAGATTTTTCCGTTGATTTTTAACAGATGGCAGGAGTAAGCAACACCCTGTGCATGATTTCCTGCACTTGCACAAATAATCCCGTTTTGAAGTTCTTCCCCACTCAATTTTTTAATACGGTTATATGCGCCACGAATTTTAAATGAGCGGACACTTTGTAAATCTTCCCGCTTTAAATACACATGGCAGTCATACCGCTCAGAAAGTAAATGATTATATTGCAATGGAGTTGGTGAAATCACATCCTTGATGGTATGACTGGCAATAATGATGTCCTCCACATTAAACGCTTTTTTATCGACCTGTTGATTCATTTTCCACGTTCCTTCCCAAATAAATTCATGTATGTTACAGATATCTATTGTCTAAAAACAACAAAAAACCCGTCCCATAATATAGGGACGAGTTAACTCGCGATACCACCCTACTTCCGCAAGTTCAAAAAGAAGCTGCGGCTCTCGATCAACGTACAAATCCTTGTACGTGTTCCATCATAACGGCGGACAAACCGGTGTAGCCTACTTGGACTGTTCAGCTAAACATCTCTGAGATGATCTTCAGATCGCCCTGTTATCGGCTCCCAGCAAACGCCGACTCTCTGTGAAACAAGGTGCAAATCCTACTCTTCTCTTCATAGATTCAAGATTAATTTTTTATAAGGTTACCACCGAAAAAAATCACTGTCAATGTTTTTTGATTATTTTTACTATTTTGTAAATTATGAAGCGCTTACAATTTACTTAGGCATAATTGAGCCATACCTGCCACTTTAAATGGTATAATTTCATTTAGATGTAAGATTATTCTGAAATTTATAGGAGTGATTGAAATGATGATCCCGTATAATGGAGTTTCTCCTACTGTTCATGCTTCTGTCTTTGTTGCACCTGGAGCGTATATCATTGGGAATGTTCAGATTGGAAAAGAATCAACGGTTTGGTTTAATGCTGTACTTAGGGGGGATGATGGACCAATTATCGTTGGAGAGAGATGCAGTATCCAAGACAACTCGACCATTCACCTGTACGAGGGGTTCCCAGTTATCATTGAAGATGATGTAACGGTTGGTCACAACGTTATTTTACATGGATGTAAAATTGGGAAACGTTCGATAATAGGAATGGGTTCCACGTTATTGGACAACGTCGAGGTTGGCGAAGAATGTATAATTGGAGCCAATACTTTGCTCGCAGGAGGAATTAAAATACCGCCCCGCTCCCTCGTTCTAGGATCGCCAGGTAAAGTCGTCAGAGAACTAACAGAAAAGGACCTGCAGATGCTGCAAATGTCCAGTGAACACTATGTTCAAAAAGGGAAAGAGTTTAGGGAGATACTTAAATAATAAAGTAGGGAAACCTCTCACGAGGCTTCCCCCTTATCAAACCGCACGTGCCCTATTAAGGCATACGGCTTACCAACATGTTACATTGAATACCTTGTTTTACCCTGTGCACAGTTAATCATTTGGACTCTTTTGGCTGTGAAGTAAACCTCTCCACGTTCTTTGGCTCTTTGTAGTTTTCTTTTATATTTCTTTTCTTGTTTTACCTTCATGTACTGAATGTAGTCCTCAATGGTATGTCCATATTGCTTTCCATAATAATATTGAAATGCTGGAACTAATCCAATCCTCGCAAAGAACTCTATTCCCCATTTTGTTTTCATCTTATGCCCTTTGTTTTGACTTGGATGGTCATGTATCATTGCTACTCTTAGTCTTCTTCTTATATAGCTATCTATGGCTAATAAGTTATCTCTGAAAACGTTGAAGAAACATGAAAATTCTCTTCCATACTTTTTATTCTCGTTTATCGCATTCCAAAGTGTTAAAAAGTAATTTACTTTTCCCCGTATTACTTGATTCACACGTTCAACCCACATTTCTTTGCTAAAAGTTAGGGATTTCATTGTTTTATCCTTTATCTTTTGGCGAAAGTCTTTCCATGTAGAATCCTTTGGTTTAGCTATGTAGTATGGTTTTCCATCTCTCTTCCTTTTCCTCCAGTGCTCAAAAGTGAATCCAAGGAAATCAAAATCATCATGGTTAAAATCGACGATTTTCGTTTTCTCGATGGAGATCTCAAGCCCTAATTCAGCTAGCTTTTGTTTTGTTATTGATTCTGCACGCACAATTTCCTCTTTTGTTTTGGCAAATAAGAGGAAATCATCGGCATATCTGACGAAGTGAATTCCATGGGTTTCAAGTTCCCAATCAAGTTCATTTAGAAAGAGATTCGCAAGTAATGGTGAAATCACACCCCCTTGCGGGGTTCCTGAGTCTACTTTGTGATACTTTCCTTCTTCCATGTAGCCCGCTTTAAGCCATTTCCAAATTAGATCGAGTATAGTTCCATCAGCTATATATTTATTAAGTATCTTCATTAACTTTTTATGAGGAATATTGTCAAAGAATCCCTTAATATCACAATCGTAAATATAATTGTAACCACTCTCGATATTCCAAGTAATGATTTGCATTACTCTTTTAGCTCCAAGATTTGGACGATAGCCGCATGACCATTTATGGAAAATGAGTTCTTCACATTTAGGTTCAAGTACATTAACCACAGCTTGCTGAACGATACGGTCTTCAATATTTGGTATCCCCAGTGGACGAAGTTTTCCGTTCTTTTTGGGAATATATTTTCTTCGTACTGGTGACGGGGTGTACTCTTTAAGTCTTAATTTCTGGAGTAACTGCTTGAGATTCTTTTCTTCGTTACTTGCGTAACTTGTGACTGTTTCTCCATCTATACCTCCAGCCCCATTATTGCTCTTAACCTTTTCCCAAGCTGTTTTTAGCTTTCTATCGAAGAGAATTTGTCCATATACACTGTGCCATTTGAACTTTAGTTCTTGATTCAATGCTTATTCCACACCTTTCATTGTGCACTTCCAGTACGTTTTTACCGAGGTAACGTATACTGTTATCATTACACACTTTTATAAATGTAGAGCCACGAGGTCGCTCCCCCTTCCGTTCAGATTACGTTTGGTCGCAATCTTACTTCCGTACTATGAGGGCGTCTGACTTCTCCACTTGTATTGATAACTTCGGATTTCCCTTATATATCAACACCTAAAGTTAAAGTGGAGACCTCACGGGGTCATCGCACTTTCCTTCTGAACATACCCAGCACCATCACTTGATAAGCCCTCCTTAGTCGACTGGTTCTTTGGCTAAGAAGCTTTAAAGTTCGGGCTTCCCGTTATTTTCGCACGGTCGCCGACTTATCCTGCCGTATGTGCTTCACGCTTTCGCATTTGGGTCTGCTCATCCGACTACGGGTCTCTCGATTTACCGCATCTCCTTCAAACACTACCTCACAGTAATGCCCTAGATTAGTCTTCGTAGGTTCTACCAGTATGCCTACGGGAGGACTTACACCTCCGAGAGAATAAACCTTCCAGGATTCGGGGTCTGTTATTACCGAAGTAACATAACCCAACCTTTAACAGTAAATTCATGCTTGTATTAAGCAAAGGTACGACTGCCCGTCGCACAAAAACGGGGCCATTTTTTTCCTAAATG from Bacillus sp. SLBN-46 encodes:
- a CDS encoding acyltransferase family protein produces the protein MKRQYHLDWIRVLATLAVFIYHCFMFFNPWPWHVKNNETDPTYITAVSLFMSSWLMPIFFTVSGMSSYYALQKRSVHEYVKERLARLGVPLLFGVMILSPPQVYMERVSHGQFSGSFFSWFPQYFDGVYLDIGGTGNFAFVGLHLWYLLILMIFSIFTVPLLLKKKPSIMKELKSYQLYLMTIPLMIVSTFVDVVRLGGWDITFYLVLFLFGYFILTKESFKKVIEKLLPINLVISVCTTIFFVYGFFSDMPSTGFIATMVFASIKSLNCWMWILVIFAVAKRHLSFSNKWLTYSSQASMPFYVLHQPVIVTLGFFIANKAWSIPVKLIFLMVVAFFIIMFIYHIIISKVSILRILFGIKGDNKPKSSPDVKIVGS
- a CDS encoding YbaK/EbsC family protein, producing MSLESVKNHFKQWNRDIDIMEFDTSSATVEQAAETIGVIPARIAKTLSFRGSEENAILIVAAGDAKIDNKKFRAKFGFKPRMLSPDEVLEQTGHVIGGVCPFGLNKELDVYLDVSMKRFDTLFPACGSTNSAIELTKEELYDYSFAKDWVDVCKEWNEEQLNESETVTSEVR
- a CDS encoding zinc-binding dehydrogenase, with amino-acid sequence MKSIIVPEFGAPEVMQYVEVETPKISPSQVLIRVEKTSVNYADVKSRYGNKGKENFPFIPGLDASGVIVEVGADVNHLQPGQRVIAFPANGSYAEFVVAEGILTYEIPDSMDFTTAAACPTVSILSYKLLADIARIEQGETILIHSAAGGVGTTAIQLAKLLGASKIIGTVGDENKASVAIKAGADHVICYTNDDFSRKVNELTDNQGVDIVLDSIAGEITGQSLTCLAPYGRLVQFGNSSGAVGSFKTSDLHSSCRSVLGFSLGTTRKKRPKTLQSTAKEVLKLFSEGKLKMEVGHHYPLEAAITAHKLIESRLSTGKIILDVRDSLS
- a CDS encoding EamA family transporter, with the protein product MNSRSVILAYPRAKGMILVIMAATFWGVSGTVAQYLFHQQGFSTSWLVVTRLIFSGVGLLWFSQTVGKQNIWTIWKNKQDVVKLIVFGILGMFGVQFTYFAAIEHANAATATVLQYLAPVIIAGYISIRGKKLPAKHEGIAIIFALLGTFLLVTQGNMHSLSITVPALFWGILSAFSLAFYTLYPRDLLSRWGSLITVGWGMTVGGISFSFIHPPWVFQGTWSFPSFLAVIFVVIFGTLIAFFCYMESMKYIKASEASLLACVEPLSAAFLAVAWLHVSFGAAEWIGSFLIIATIFILSAVKK
- a CDS encoding YebC/PmpR family DNA-binding transcriptional regulator; protein product: MGRKWNNIKEKKASKDANTSRIYAKFGVEIYVAAKQGEPNPESNQSLRFVLERAKTYNVPKHIIDRAIDKAKGGSEESYTELRYEGFGPNGSMVIVDALTNNVNRTASDVRAAFGKNGGNMGVSGSVAYMFDATAVIGVEGKSSDDVLELLMEADVDVRDIIEEEDSVIVYAEPDQFHAVQEAFRNAGITEFTVAELTMLAQNDVTLPEDAQAKFEKMIDALEDLDDVQQVYHNVDLGE
- the ilvA gene encoding threonine ammonia-lyase IlvA → MNQQVDKKAFNVEDIIIASHTIKDVISPTPLQYNHLLSERYDCHVYLKREDLQSVRSFKIRGAYNRIKKLSGEELQNGIICASAGNHAQGVAYSCHLLKINGKIFMPSTTPKQKVNQVKFWGKDSVEIVLVGDTFDDAYEKAIECSRNENRTFIHPFDDYDVIAGQGTVAVELLNDCPEKIDYLFAAIGGGGLLAGVGTYLRHYSPQTQLIGVEPQGAPGMKESILKGEVTKLQEIDPFVDGAAVKTVGTKTFTICKEIVDDITVVPEGKVCTTLLSLYNENAIVVEPTGALSVAALDTYADQIKGKTVVCIVSGGNNDIGRMQEIKERSKLYEGLQHYFIVQFPQRPGALREFLFDVLGPNDDISHFEYTKKNNRETGPALVGIELKDKEDYFPLIERIKTKGFFYREVNKDSTLFQMLV
- a CDS encoding gamma carbonic anhydrase family protein, with the translated sequence MMIPYNGVSPTVHASVFVAPGAYIIGNVQIGKESTVWFNAVLRGDDGPIIVGERCSIQDNSTIHLYEGFPVIIEDDVTVGHNVILHGCKIGKRSIIGMGSTLLDNVEVGEECIIGANTLLAGGIKIPPRSLVLGSPGKVVRELTEKDLQMLQMSSEHYVQKGKEFREILK
- the ltrA gene encoding group II intron reverse transcriptase/maturase; translation: MNQELKFKWHSVYGQILFDRKLKTAWEKVKSNNGAGGIDGETVTSYASNEEKNLKQLLQKLRLKEYTPSPVRRKYIPKKNGKLRPLGIPNIEDRIVQQAVVNVLEPKCEELIFHKWSCGYRPNLGAKRVMQIITWNIESGYNYIYDCDIKGFFDNIPHKKLMKILNKYIADGTILDLIWKWLKAGYMEEGKYHKVDSGTPQGGVISPLLANLFLNELDWELETHGIHFVRYADDFLLFAKTKEEIVRAESITKQKLAELGLEISIEKTKIVDFNHDDFDFLGFTFEHWRKRKRDGKPYYIAKPKDSTWKDFRQKIKDKTMKSLTFSKEMWVERVNQVIRGKVNYFLTLWNAINENKKYGREFSCFFNVFRDNLLAIDSYIRRRLRVAMIHDHPSQNKGHKMKTKWGIEFFARIGLVPAFQYYYGKQYGHTIEDYIQYMKVKQEKKYKRKLQRAKERGEVYFTAKRVQMINCAQGKTRYSM